The Methanoculleus sp. 7T nucleotide sequence CTCCAGGGCCTCTCTTCCGCTCATGCCCTCGGTGATCCCGAGGGCCCGTGCCGGGCCGTTTGCCGCGGCGATGGTGCCGGTAAGGATGTCGTCGACGGTCCGGATCGACGGTCCCGCGGACGGCCGCACCTTCGCCGCCGGGTAGCCGAACTTCTCCAGGGCCTGCACGTCGACGGCCCCGCAACCCACCAGGCCCTTCTCCGTCTTCACGAAGACGAGGTTCA carries:
- a CDS encoding YunC family protein, with translation MDSTSLVIGGTKAEGFVIPLGPVNLVFVKTEKGLVGCGAVDVQALEKFGYPAAKVRPSAGPSIRTVDDILTGTIAAANGPARALGITEGMSGREALERL